The Flavobacterium sp. 1 genome contains the following window.
CTCAGGAAGAATCAATGTATTCGCATAACGAGCGTCTGTATTTAGATAAATCTTTACCTGAAATTGCTTCTCAGGATTTTTGCAGTTTGCCAGTTTTATTTACGACTGATAAAGCAAAGGTTTTATTTACTGAAACTGCACTTCACGATTATCCAGGCTTGTTCTTAAAAGGTAATGGCAATACAACTCTGGACGCTATTTTTCCAAAATATGTTTTAGAAGCGGTGGATAAAAACGGAAATTCAGACCGTGTGCAGACCATTACAAAAGAAGCTGATTATATAGCTAAAACAGCTGGAGATAGAGCTTATCCTTGGCGTGTATTTATGATAAGTGATGATGACCGCACATTTGTAGAAAGTAACCTGACGTACCAATTGGCAAAACCAAATGTGATAAAAAATACAGATTGGATAAAACCTGGAAAAGTTGCATGGGATTGGTATAATGCTAACAATATTTTTGGTATTGACTTTAAAGCGGGTCTAAACACAGAAACCTACAAGTATTTTATTGATTTTGCTTCAAAAAATAAAATAGAATATGTTATTCTGGATGAAGGCTGGACAAAATCGACTACTCAAATTCTTGACTTTAACCCATCCATGGATGTCAAAGAACTGATTCAATACGGTAAAGAGAAAGGCGTTGGAATAATACTTTGGGTACTTTGGAAACCCTTAGATGCAAACTTGCTTCAGATTTTAGAGACATATAAAAGCTGGGGAGCAAAAGGAATTAAAATTGATTATATGCAGCGAAATGATCAGTATATGGTAAATTCTTATGAGCAAATTGCCAGAGAATGTGCTAAACTTGAGCTGTTGGTTGATTTTCATGGTGCATTTAAGCCTTCAGGTTTAGAGCGTATGTATCCCAATGTTTTGAACTACGAAGGAGTAAGAGGAAATGAAAATAATAAATGGAGTGATGAAATTACGCCAGAGCATACAGTAACTATTCCATTTATCCGTATGGCTGCAGGTCCAATGGATTTTACGCCAGGTTCGATGGTTAATAAAGAGCCTAATAATTTTGCCATTAGTTTTGAACGCCCCATGAGTTTAGGTACGCGTGCGCATCAGGTAGCGATGTATGTAGTGTATGAAGCACCATTGCAGATGATGTGTGAATCGCCTTCGATTTATTATAAAGAACAGGAAACAGTTGATTTTATTGCACAAATACCAACTGTTTGGGACGAGACAAAAGTACTTCATGGTTCTGTTGGGAATTATATTGTAGTTGCTAGGAAAAAGGCAGATAAATGGTTTATCGGAGGTATGACTGATGCCGATGCAAGAGAGTTACCGATAGATCTTTCTTTCCTTGGCGACGGGTCTTTTTCGATGGAACTATTTGCAGATGGCATTAATGTTGACACATTTGCACAGGATTATAAAAAGGAAATTTTGGAGGTGAATAAAAACTCTAAAGTGACAGCTAAAATGGCTTCAGGAGGAGGCTGGTCTGCAATTATTACCCAAAAGCAATAACGAATGAACAACTTTATAAAAAGCATCGTTTTTCTTTTTTTATCATTTATTAGTTTTGTGAATGCTCAAGAAAATGCTTTAGTTAAAAAATTATACATTCCTGCTAAAGTTTGGTCTGTTCCGGATAATAACAATTATGATTCTCCAGACAGCGATTACAGTTATAGCCGAATGATAGAATCGGATAATATTGCTATTTTTTGGCACAAAGAATACGGCAATGATCCCATGCTAAACGCAGATGTCACAAAACGTTTTGACCCTAAAACAGCGATAGCTGAATGTGAGCGCTTTTATAGTTTTTATGTAAATGACTTAAAATTAGTTCAAAAAGGACAATCAGTAAGCGATAAATTCAAATTGCTGATCTATGTTTTTGGTGGTGATGAAAATACTGCTTTTGGCGGTGGAGAAGAGGAAGTAGGGATTTTGTGGACACCAGCAGCACGAATAAATAAAACTCCTTACGGGGCTTTGGCACATGAAATTGGACATTCCTTTCAATACATAAGTCAAATTGATACTAAAACCGGATTCGATGGGACAATTATGGAAATGTCTGCACAATACATGCTTTGGCAAGTATATCCAGAGTGGATGACATTTGAAAATTATCATCTAAAAGATTTCTTGAAAGGTACTCATTACGCATTTCTGCATCCTGCAAATATGTACCATTCTCCTTATGTGCTTGAATATTGGTCTAACAAATATGGTATAGAATTTTGGGGTAAATTAAACAGATCAACCCAAGCAGGAGAAGATTTAGTTATGACCTATAAAAGAATTAATGATTTATCACAAGAGCAATTCAATGATGAGATGTTTGATGCATCTCGAAAGTTCATTACTTGGGACATGAAAAGGGTAGAGGATGTGGCAAAACCATATCGGAATTTGCATACAACAAAATTGAACCAAACGGAAGATGGATGGTACCAAATAGATGCCTCTAATTGTCCGCAGGATTATGGTTACAATGGCATAAAACTTAGTGTGCCGGTAACAGGAACAAAAATAAAATTAAACTTTAAAGGTTTGGCTGGAGCCAAAGGATATAATGCTGTTTTAAAAGATAAAGCGGGCTGGCGCTATGGTTTTGTTGCATCACTAAAAGACGGAAATCGAATTTATGGCGAAGCTTTTAAGAACAATGAGGGTAAAGCTGAATTTGTAGTTCCAGAAAATACAGAATATTTATGGTTAGTAGTTAGTGGCTCTCCAAATGGGCATGAAAAACATTCTTGGGATAATGAAAAAGAAGTGTATAGAGATTTTCCTTATAAGGTGAAATTCGTAAATACAAAGCCTCTTTAGAACTATAAGATTACAAAAAAATGGAGCTCTAAAGCTCCATTTTTGTATAAACTAATTTAATAATCTTTTCCAAACTCCGTTTAATAGTTTCTTAATGACTCAATATCTTCTGCTTTTTTGGCAAGAGGCTTACCTAATAACCTATAGCTATCTTTTGTAATTAAGAAATCTTCTTCAATGCGAATACCCCCAAAATTTCTGTATGCCTGCACTTTATCGTAATTAATAAACTCGCTGAATTTCTTTTCAGCCTGCCACTGGTCTATCAATTCTGGGATGAAGTAAATACCGGGTTCTACTGTTAGGACAAATCCTTCTTCAAGTTCTTTTCCAAGACGCAATGATTTTAGCCCAAATTCGGTGCTCTTTTTTAATGTATCGGTATAGCCTATGTATTCTTCGCCAATATTTTCCATATCATGTACATCCATTCCCATCATGTGTCCTAAACCGCATTGAAAGAACAGCGTGTGAGCACCTGTGGCAACGGCTTCGTCTAAATCTCCTTTTACTAAACCAAGTGATTTCAATCCAATTAAAATTTCTTTGCAGGCAACGAGATGCGAATCTCTAAATAAAGTTCCCGGTTTAAGAGTTGTTATTGCAGTTTTTTCAGCCTGTAGAACAATGTTGTATATTTCTTTTTGCTGTGCTGTAAAAGTATTGGAAACAGGGAAAGTTCTTGTCATGTCTCCTGCATAGTGCATGTTGTTTTCGGCACCGCAATCACACAAAACCATTTGACCATGCTGTAAAATGTTACCGCCTGCATGATTATGTAAATATTGTCCATTTACAGTTAAAATAGTTGGAAACGCAAGATGACCGCCAAGGCCAGTTGCAGTGCTTTCTACTTGTGCAGCAACTTCGTATTCAGCCATTCCTGGGCGGGCTGTTTGTATTGCTTTCAAATGCATTGCTGCTGTTATATCAATTGCTTTTTCAATTTCAGCAAGTTCTTCATTTGTTTTATAAGAGCGCTGCGCAACTATAGCTTTTGATAGTTTTACAGAAGCTTTTTCTGCCAATGACAACGGAGAAATTTCAAGCCAATTGCTTAGTTTTAAGGTTAGAGCCGAACGGTATGGAGGCAGAAAATGTATAGCCTTTTTTTGCTGTACTCCTTTTTTAATTATCGCTTCCGCAAAAGATAATGGCTGAACCGCACTAATACCTGATTTTTCGGCAGCAATATTCAATGATTCCTGAGGTCCTGTCCAAACGGTTTGCTCGATTGTCAAATCATTTCCAAACAATATCTCAATATTTGCATCGACATCTATTAATAAAAATAGGGAAGGACGGTCGATTCCTGAATAATACAAAAAACTGCTGTCCTGCCTAAAGTGGTAGATATTGTCTCGGTAATTCATGCCAACCTCTTCATTCCCGGGAAATATAATTAGGCCGCTTCCAACTGCTTTTTTTAGGACTTGCCTTCTATGGATATAAGTTTCTTTGCTAAACATTTTTTTTGTGCTATTTGTGTGTGTGAACTAGATTTATCTGCCTCCGCCAGGGCAGTGTTCTCTTAAATATTGAGTGAATAATTGCGCTAGATGTTCAGAGGTTCCTTCTCCTTCATTGATGCTGTGCGTGCGATTTGGATAACTCATCATTTGAAAATATTTACCGTTTTTTACTAATTCGTTGATAAGCATTTCAGCTCCTTGATAATGTACATTATCATCGCCGGTGCCATGAACAAGCAATAGGTTGCCTTGAAGATTTTTAGCATAAGTAATCGGAGAACCTTTTATAAAAGGTGCTGCGTTTTCCTGCGGTAAACCCATGTAGCGTTCCTGATAGATGTTATCATACAATAATTGGTTGGGTACAGATGCAATGGCTATTCCGGTCTTATAAATCTCAGGATATTGAAACAAAAGATTTAAGGTGGTCGATCCGCCGCCGCTCCATCCCCAAACGGCAATTCGGTCGGAATCCACAAATGACCATTTTAATATTTCTTTGGCCGCCATTGCCTGATCCCTAATGTTTAAAATCCCTATTTTTTGATATATAGATTTTCTCCATTCTGCACCTTTTGGAACTGGAGTTCCTCGGCCATCTAAACTTATTTGAATATATCCGTCTGCTGCAATATCTCCATTGTATAAAAAGGTGCTTGCATAACCAGCGGCATCTTTTACGGTTGCTCCTGCGGGTTCGGTATAAACATAAAATACAACAGGATATTTTTTTGTTTCGTCAAATGGAGTTGGTTTAATCATCCATCCGTCAAGAGTTATGTTGTCACTTGTCGTAATCTGAATCATTTCTACATTGCCGCTAGGAGTCTTGTTACTGCTTATTTCCTTAATCGTTTTGTGGTAAGAAAGATTTACCCATTCTGATACTTGCTGGTTTTTATGATTAGAAAAATTATGCATTCCATATTTTGCATCAGCCGATAAATTATAATCATGCGTGCCAATCTCATCGCTAGGAGATACTTTTATTAATTCTCCTTTTCCGTTTAGCAATGTTTTATATAAGTACTGTTGTGTCGCATTTTCAGGCGAAGCTAAAAAATAAGCAAAACCATTCTTTTCATCTATTGCTTCAAGACTTATTATGTCATATTTTCCATTAGTAATTAAAACTTCTTTGCCAGCTTTGTCAATACGGTACAACTGGCGCCATCCACCTTTCTCTGATAGAAAGAGGAAATCTTTTCCGTTATTGATCCATTTCCAGCCTTCATTTTCAGTTGGTAATACATCAATCCATGAATTATTTTGTTCGGAGTAAATTTGTTTTGCTTCACCATTTTTAGGATTACATAAAAAAAGTTTAGCTTCATTTTGTTTTCGGTTTAGCTGTTCAACCAGTATAGAAGAACCATCCGGCACCCATTGCATAAGCGGGATATAATGTTGCTTTGAATCACCGGGAATAGCCATCCAAGTTGTTTGCAGTGTAGGTATATTTGCTACCCCTATTTTGCAGGCAGAAGGGTCTTCACCCACTTTTGGATATTCAACAGGAATTGTGTACGAGTATATAGAATCGGTATTATTGATTAACAGGAAGTTTTTAATTTTAGTAGCATCAATCTGCCAAAACGCAATATTTTTTCCGTCAGGGCTCCAGCGAAAACCATCTCTGCAGTCGAATTCTTCTTCATAAGCCCAGTCAAAAGTTCCATTAATTAAACGGTCAGTCCCATCTGTGGTCAAAGGAGTTATTTTTCCCGAAGCAATATCTTCAACATATAAATTATGCTTGCTCACATAAGCGACAGAATTGTTGTCTGGAGATAGTTTAGCAAACATCAGGGAAGATTCTGGTTTGCCTTTCCCTATCTGATGCAGCTCATTTGTTTCTTTATTGAAAAGCCAGTAATCGCCTCTGGTTTCTCGCCTCCATACTTTTTTTGAATTGGTATAGATTAAAACCAATTTTTCATTTTGACTGAACTCAAAATCTTTAATAGCTAATGATTTTCCGTTTCCTTTTGGAACAAGCTGTGATGCATCAATTATTTTTGTTTGAGTGAAATTTGGTAATTGATACTTGATGATTTCTCCTTTTTCTACAGAATAATAACTGCTGTTGTCATTGCTCCATTTTATTTTTTGTGCATTGGCTGTAATAAAAAACAGATTAAGCAGTAAACAGAAAAATAGATGAGTTAATTTTTTCATTATTTAGGACATTGTAAATTATTAATAGTTATCAAATGATTGGTTTCTATTTTACGACTGTTTTCAAAATTGGATTTATATAATACATTTTGGTAATTGCTTCTGCATTGAATAATGTTTGTTGTTCTTTACTTGCAGAAATATTTTGCCAATCATCAGAAGGTATTATCTTTATTTTTACAGCGTCATTTTTTAAAGTTAAAGGCAGATTAAATCCCTTTACGCAGTTAGTGTAACGATAGAAAATTTTAGTCTTGTCGGCATTAAAATAAAACTCAAAATTTGGAATTTGCGTAGTTCTAAGATATTGGTCGAATACCTTACTATAATCGAAATTAAGGTGTTTTGAAACGTAATTTTCTACCTGTTTAGAAGTAACAGTCTGATGATAAAAATCTTTTCCCAGACTTCTTATTATATTTCGAAACAAGCTGTCGTTATCAATTCCATGGCGTATTGAATGCAGCATATTGCCAGCCTTAGGGTACATATCACCACTTCCTTGAGCATTAACATTGTAGCTAGGGGTGATGGGTCTGTCATTTTTTATTCCTTGTCGAGTCCCAGCATTGTATTCATTTCCAGCTTGTTCTCCAAAAATGTAATCTACAAATAAAGTTTCACTATAATTTGTAAATCCTTCGTGAACCCACATATCTGCCAAGTCATTTGTTGTTATATTATTTCCAAACCATTCATGCCCGCTTTCGTGGATGATGATAAAGTCCCATTTCATTCCCCATCCAGTTCCTGAGAGATCTCTATCTCTATATCCAGGTTTATAATGGTTGCCATAAGAAACAGCACTTTGATGTTCCATTCCAGTATGCGATGTTTCAATGAGCTGATAGCCGTCTTCATAAAAAGGATAAGGTCCCATCCAGTATTCAAATGCATTTAGCATATTATGAACTTCCGTTGGCATATAGTTTTTAGCCTTTTCTAAGTTGTAGTCCAGTACCCAATAGGTCAAGTCTAAATTTCCTTTTACCCCTTTATAGTTTTCCTTAAAGTTTACATACTTGCCTATATAAGGAATAATGCAATAATTGCTGATAGGATTTACAACAGCCCATTTGTATGTTGCAGTTCCATCGTTATTGTCTTTCTTGAATTCTAATCTTCCGTTGGCAATAGCTACTAATGTATCAGGAACGATCATCGTAAGGCTGGCGCCTTGATTAGGTTCGTCGCTTTGATGGTCTTTACAAGGATACCATACTGATGCTCCAAGTCCCTGACAAGCCACTGTCATCCAGGGACGGCCTAATGCATCTTTGGTCCATATCCATCCGCCATCCCAAGGGGCATTAATAGCTTCATGAACCTTTCCGTGATAAAAAATGTCTATTTTATGAGTTATTGCTGTTTTAGATTTAGGCGTTTCAATATACCAGACACTGCCTTCTTTTTTGAAACTTAATTTTTTTCCAGATTGGATTACGCTGTCTATAACCAAAGGATTCTGCAGGTCGATCTGCATTTTGGTGTTGTTTTTTCCATTAGTTACTTTATAGGTTATGGAGTTGCTTCCTTGAATTATTTTGTTGCTGTAATCCGGTTTTACAGTGATGTCATAGCGCAAAACATCCCACCATTGTCTTTCTTTAGTAATGCTTCCTCTTAGTGTATCAGCAAGAGTATACACTTTTGAATTTTGCCCAAAAGAGAGTAGATTTAAACTGAGAAAAATAAAAACCAATATGTGCTTTCTATCCATGCTGTTTTAATTTTGATATGTTTTTATTAAGTTGGCTGCTTTCAAAAGTATGTGGTTTTTTATAGAGTGGATTAGATTTTATTATCAATATCGAATACTATATTACTTGTTTAAGTTTTAAAATTAGAAATTTTGGATATTTTTTATAATGCAGATCTGGCGTCAATTACTTCTATGGATTGGAAAGTGAATTTTTAAATTCAAAAGGCGTTTTCTTTTTTATTTCCTTAAATTTTCTGTTGAAATTTGAAATGTTATTGAATCCGCAGAGTTCTGCTATTTCAATCACGGAGAGTTCCTTGTTTTTTATTAATAGTTTGGCAGCCCGCTCTATTCTTATTTCGATCAGAAACTGAAAAAAGGTTTTGTTTGTTCGGACTTTAAAATATTTGCAGAAAGCATTTTTGGTCATGTTTGCAATTTCGGAGATTTCCTGCAGCGTAATGTTTTTCTGGTAATTTGTCATTACAAAATCAAAAACCATCTGCATTCTTTTACCTTCAGCATCTGTAAATGGTTTGTCGTATACTGAATTAGATAAAGGCTGTTTATCTGCTTGGTCAAATAATTTTAAAAGGTTGAAAAAAATAATAAAGCGGTCAAAGCTATTCGCATTTTTAAATTTATCAAACTTCCTTTTAATAGAAGAAGGGGCGTTTTTAATAAGGATTCCATTTTTTATATCTTTAAAGAAACCATTTGTTTTTTTTAATTCAGGAAGATCAAAAAAATCTTTGCCAAATGCATTTTTCGAAAAAAATATGGTAAGCATAACGGAGAGTGACTGATTTTCTGTTTCTTCAGACCGAAAGACATGAGGCAGATTAATTCCCATTATAAGGATGTCGCCTTTTTCATATTCGGTAATCGTATCACCAACCAAAACTGTTCCTTCTCCTTTTTTTATTAAGCTGATCTGAATTTCTTCATGCTGATGGTATTTGTCATAAAAAACAAATTCTCTGTCTTCTTGATATAAGAATGCTTCTTCGTTAGATTTTGGTATTTTAAACGGAAATACTTTCATACAGATTTATATTTATTTGCGACTAAGTTATAATTAAAAAGTTAGGTAAGGGATAAAGTTAGCCTATTTTTAATTTAATTTGATATAAAATGATAATATAGTATCAAATGTAGATAACAAACCTAATAAAAATATTTGCAGTAACCCTTTACCTTTGGAATAAATATTTAAAAAAAAAGATATGAGTATTCAATGGAAAGGGGTAATGCCAGCCGTTACCACTAACTTCACATCAGAAGATTGTTTAGATTTCAAAATGTTTGAAATCAACCTAAAAGCACAATTAAATGCAGGTGTTGAAGGGATTATTTTAGGTGGTACTTTAGGAGAAGCCAGTACACTTTTAGAAGAAGAAAAAAAAGAATTAGTGCTTGAAACTGTTCGGATTGTTGATGGAAAAGTTCCTGTTATAATGAATATAGCGGAGCAAACCACAAGAGGAGCAATTGATGCAGCGCAAAAAGCAGAATCGTTTGGAGCAAAAGGACTGATGATGTTGCCGCCAATGCGCTACAAAGCTACAGATCATGAAACAATTGTTTACTTTTCGGAAGTAGCAAAAAGTACTTCACTGCCGATAATGATTTATAATAACCCAGTTGATTATAAAATAGAGGTTACTTTGGATATGTTCGAAGAGCTTTTAAAACTGGATAATATTCAAGCGGTAAAAGAATCAACAAGAGATATTTCGAACGTTACGAGAATAATCAATCGTTTTGGAAGCAGACTGAAAATACTTACTGGTGTAGATACATTAGGACTGGAAAGTTTATTGATGGGAGCTGACGGATGGGTTGGAGGTCTTGTAGATGCGTTCCCAGAAGAAACTGTTGCAGTATACAAATTGGCTAAAGCCGGCCGAATTCAGGAAGCGCTTACTATTTACAGATGGTTTCTGCCTTTATTAGAATTGGATATTAATGCACAGCTTGTTCAGAATATAAAATTAGCAGAGGTTGGAGCAGGTTTAGGAACAGAATATGTAAGAGCACCTAGAATTCCTTTGATTGGAAAAGAAAGAGAAAGAGTTCTTGCTATTATTGACGAAGGTTTAAGAACAAGACCAACTCTTCCTGATTATAAAAGCTTGTAATAAATAAAATTTAGAATTTGAACTTTAAAAATTTAAAGTGAATAATAAATTTATTATATATTGAAGCTGTATTCAATTTAATCAAATAATAATTAAAAAAATGATTACTGGAAAAAATTATATAGGGAGTCAGCTGCTAGCGAGTGGAGATAAAGTTTTTAAAACGTTTAATCCACAGCTTAATGTCGAAAACCCTTGGCAGTTTATCGAAGCAACTGCAGATGAAATTAAATTGGCTACAACAATTGCTGATAAAGCTTTTTTATCGTTTCAGAAGTGTTCGGGTCAGGAAAAAGCACTCTTTTTAAAAACCATTGCCGATGAAATATTGGCTTTGGGAGATGCCTTGTTGGACGTATATTGTCAGGAATCGGGTTTGCCAAGAGGAAGAGCAGAGGGAGAGCGAGGCAGAACTATAGGCCAGCTAAATGCTTTTGCAGAATTAGTTGCCGATGGTTCTTGGGTAGAAGCTACAATTGATACAGCCATTCCTGACAGAATTCCATTGCCTAAAGTTGATATTCGTAAAATGATGCGGCCATTAGGAACTGTAGTTGTGTTTGGTTCCAGTAATTTCCCTTTTGCTTATTCTACAGCAGGAGGGGATACAGCATCAGCATTAGCGGCAGGCTGTCCAGTGATTGTAAAAAGCCACCCGATGCATGCGGGTACTAGTGAAATGGTTACTTCGGCAGTTATTAAAGCGGCGCAAAAAGCAAACATGCCCGAAGGTATTTTTTCTAATTTGAACAGCAGCGGTATTGAAGTTGGGGTTCAGCTAGTACAAGATCCTTTGGTAAAAGCAGTTGGATTTACAGGAAGCATAAAAGGAGGCCGTGCATTGTATGATTTAGCAGCAAAGCGCCCAGAACCAATTCCTGTATTTGCCGAAATGGGAAGCATAAATCCTGTTATAATATTACCACAAGCGCTAAAACAAAATGCAGAAAAATGGGCGAATGCCTGTGCAGGTTCTGTAACTCTTGGTGCGGGACAGTTTTGTACTAATCCAGGGTTAATACTTGCAGTGAAAAATGAATATTTAAAAGTATTTACTGACCAACTTGCAAGTGAAATTTTAAAAATTGCACCTACATGTATGCTGAATCCATCAATTCATCTAAATTATAAGATAAACAATCAGGAATTAAGTTCTCAAATTGGAGTACAAGTTATTGCTGCTTATGATGAAAGTGAGAATCCGAATTTTGCATTGCAAAAAATACTTACGGTATCTGGTAAGGACTTTTTAGAAAACCCTGTTTTGCACAAAGAAGTTTTTGGACCTTTTTCAATTGTAGTGCAGTGTGAAAATGAAGCCGAGTTAGTTGCTATAATAAATAAATTAGAAGGGCAGCTGACAGGTACAATCATAGCTGAAGATAATGAAATTAATAATTTTGATGCCGTTGTTGATGCTTTAGGAAATCGTGTTGGACGGATAATTTTTAACGGAATGCCTACAGGTGTTGAAGTGTGTCCGTCAATGGTGCATGGAGGACCTTATCCATCTTCGTCTGATTCTCGATTTACTGCCGTTGGAATTAATTCCATCAAACGATGGGTTAGACCTTTTAGTTACCAAAATTGGCCTGATGCAAATTTGCCGGCAGCACTTCAAAATGAAAATCCTCTGGGGATTTTACGATTAGTAAACAACAAACAAACAAATCTCCCTGTAGTATAATATGGCTAGAAAAACATTTTTTTGTGTAGATGCACACACTTGTGGCAATCCAGTTCGTGTTGTTGCTGGTGGAGGCCCTAATTTGATAGGAGCAAACATGAGCGAGAAAAGGCAGCACTTTTTGAAGGAATACGATTGGATTCGAAAAGGATTAATGTTCGAGCCTAGAGGACATGACATGATGAGCGGGAGTATATTATTTCCGCCGAGTAATCCTGATAATGATTTTGGTATTTTATTTATTGAAACTTCTGGATGTCTGCCAATGTGCGGCCACGGAACTATAGGCACTATAACTATTGCAATCGAAGAAGGCTTGGTTACGCCAAAAACACCTGGCAAAATAAACATGGAAGCGCCTGCTGGTTTGGTAAAAATTGAATACAAGCAGGTAGATAAAAAAGTGGAATGGGTTAAGCTGACCAATGTAAAATCATATTTGGCAGCCGAAGGATTAACCATAGACTGCCCAGAATTAGGCGAATTAGTTTTTGATGTTGCCTACGGCGGGAATTACTATGCCATTGTAGATCCACAAAAAAACTTCTCTGGAGTTCAGAATTTTACAGCGAGCAAGATTGTTCAGTACAGTCAGGAAGTTAGAAAAAGGATTAATGAAAAATATCCCGATCTGTTCATTCATCCAGAAAATGACACCATTCGTGATGTGAGCCATTTATTGTGGACAGGAAGTCCTTTAGATCCTACTTCTTCAGGACGAAATGCTGTTTTTTATGGTGATAAAGCCATAGACCGTTCGCCATGCGGTACTGGAACTTCGGCAAGAATAGCGCAATTGCATGCCAAAGGACTTTTAAAAATGGGCGAAGAATTTATTCACGAAAGTTATATTGGAAGTAAGTTTATTGGCCGTATCGAAGAAGAAACAAATATTGGCGACATTAAGGCAATTGTCCCAAGCATTCAAGGCTGGGCAAAAGTGTATGGTTACAATACAATCATAATCGATGATGAGGATGATCCTTATGCACATGGATTTCAAGTATTGTAGTTTGCAGAAGATTGATAAATATTCCAGCCTTTTTATCTAATAATTATGAAAAATAATTTACCCATTGTTACTTTTTTGATGTTATTTCTAAGTTGTAATTTTTATGCACAAAACAAAGAAATGACAGCTTATCAGCCTTCAAAAGCTGAAATTTTGGAGCGGTACAAACAAGCATTAAAATTGGATGATGCGGTTAAAAATAAAGTTTTTAAAACAAGAGTAAATGCACA
Protein-coding sequences here:
- a CDS encoding DPP IV N-terminal domain-containing protein; the encoded protein is MKKLTHLFFCLLLNLFFITANAQKIKWSNDNSSYYSVEKGEIIKYQLPNFTQTKIIDASQLVPKGNGKSLAIKDFEFSQNEKLVLIYTNSKKVWRRETRGDYWLFNKETNELHQIGKGKPESSLMFAKLSPDNNSVAYVSKHNLYVEDIASGKITPLTTDGTDRLINGTFDWAYEEEFDCRDGFRWSPDGKNIAFWQIDATKIKNFLLINNTDSIYSYTIPVEYPKVGEDPSACKIGVANIPTLQTTWMAIPGDSKQHYIPLMQWVPDGSSILVEQLNRKQNEAKLFLCNPKNGEAKQIYSEQNNSWIDVLPTENEGWKWINNGKDFLFLSEKGGWRQLYRIDKAGKEVLITNGKYDIISLEAIDEKNGFAYFLASPENATQQYLYKTLLNGKGELIKVSPSDEIGTHDYNLSADAKYGMHNFSNHKNQQVSEWVNLSYHKTIKEISSNKTPSGNVEMIQITTSDNITLDGWMIKPTPFDETKKYPVVFYVYTEPAGATVKDAAGYASTFLYNGDIAADGYIQISLDGRGTPVPKGAEWRKSIYQKIGILNIRDQAMAAKEILKWSFVDSDRIAVWGWSGGGSTTLNLLFQYPEIYKTGIAIASVPNQLLYDNIYQERYMGLPQENAAPFIKGSPITYAKNLQGNLLLVHGTGDDNVHYQGAEMLINELVKNGKYFQMMSYPNRTHSINEGEGTSEHLAQLFTQYLREHCPGGGR
- a CDS encoding DUF6055 domain-containing protein yields the protein MNNFIKSIVFLFLSFISFVNAQENALVKKLYIPAKVWSVPDNNNYDSPDSDYSYSRMIESDNIAIFWHKEYGNDPMLNADVTKRFDPKTAIAECERFYSFYVNDLKLVQKGQSVSDKFKLLIYVFGGDENTAFGGGEEEVGILWTPAARINKTPYGALAHEIGHSFQYISQIDTKTGFDGTIMEMSAQYMLWQVYPEWMTFENYHLKDFLKGTHYAFLHPANMYHSPYVLEYWSNKYGIEFWGKLNRSTQAGEDLVMTYKRINDLSQEQFNDEMFDASRKFITWDMKRVEDVAKPYRNLHTTKLNQTEDGWYQIDASNCPQDYGYNGIKLSVPVTGTKIKLNFKGLAGAKGYNAVLKDKAGWRYGFVASLKDGNRIYGEAFKNNEGKAEFVVPENTEYLWLVVSGSPNGHEKHSWDNEKEVYRDFPYKVKFVNTKPL
- a CDS encoding glycoside hydrolase family 97 protein, coding for MKKRLFVLCGLLLAIYQVSSQTYEIKSPDGRIQIKINNSGKISWTASLNGNLIIENSEAGMDFSVNTDFGSNPKVKKHTIKSVSENIHAIVSHKDAQIKDEYTELSITYQGNYKLNFRAYNDGVAYQFIDEAKVKREVISEKVSFTFPKGSRSLFPQEESMYSHNERLYLDKSLPEIASQDFCSLPVLFTTDKAKVLFTETALHDYPGLFLKGNGNTTLDAIFPKYVLEAVDKNGNSDRVQTITKEADYIAKTAGDRAYPWRVFMISDDDRTFVESNLTYQLAKPNVIKNTDWIKPGKVAWDWYNANNIFGIDFKAGLNTETYKYFIDFASKNKIEYVILDEGWTKSTTQILDFNPSMDVKELIQYGKEKGVGIILWVLWKPLDANLLQILETYKSWGAKGIKIDYMQRNDQYMVNSYEQIARECAKLELLVDFHGAFKPSGLERMYPNVLNYEGVRGNENNKWSDEITPEHTVTIPFIRMAAGPMDFTPGSMVNKEPNNFAISFERPMSLGTRAHQVAMYVVYEAPLQMMCESPSIYYKEQETVDFIAQIPTVWDETKVLHGSVGNYIVVARKKADKWFIGGMTDADARELPIDLSFLGDGSFSMELFADGINVDTFAQDYKKEILEVNKNSKVTAKMASGGGWSAIITQKQ
- a CDS encoding aminopeptidase P family protein: MFSKETYIHRRQVLKKAVGSGLIIFPGNEEVGMNYRDNIYHFRQDSSFLYYSGIDRPSLFLLIDVDANIEILFGNDLTIEQTVWTGPQESLNIAAEKSGISAVQPLSFAEAIIKKGVQQKKAIHFLPPYRSALTLKLSNWLEISPLSLAEKASVKLSKAIVAQRSYKTNEELAEIEKAIDITAAMHLKAIQTARPGMAEYEVAAQVESTATGLGGHLAFPTILTVNGQYLHNHAGGNILQHGQMVLCDCGAENNMHYAGDMTRTFPVSNTFTAQQKEIYNIVLQAEKTAITTLKPGTLFRDSHLVACKEILIGLKSLGLVKGDLDEAVATGAHTLFFQCGLGHMMGMDVHDMENIGEEYIGYTDTLKKSTEFGLKSLRLGKELEEGFVLTVEPGIYFIPELIDQWQAEKKFSEFINYDKVQAYRNFGGIRIEEDFLITKDSYRLLGKPLAKKAEDIESLRNY